In Felis catus isolate Fca126 chromosome A2, F.catus_Fca126_mat1.0, whole genome shotgun sequence, the following proteins share a genomic window:
- the SMKR1 gene encoding small lysine-rich protein 1 isoform X3, whose protein sequence is MPHSPAQLRNYHGKGKQGKGPDKSRGKKQKKPEVDILSPAAMLNLYYIAHNVADCLHLRGFRWPGAPKSKGKNKT, encoded by the exons ATGCCACACTCACCTGCTCAACTGAGGAATTATCATG GTAAAGGGAAACAAGGAAAAGGCCCGGACAAATCTCGcgggaagaaacagaagaaaccgGAAGTGGACATTCTCAGCCCAGCTGCCATGCTGAACCTCTACTACATCGCCCACAACGTTGCCGACTGCCTGCACCTGCGAGGCTTCCGTTGGCCCGGTGCTCCgaaatcaaaggggaaaaacaagacTTAA
- the SMKR1 gene encoding small lysine-rich protein 1 isoform X4 yields MPGKGKQGKGPDKSRGKKQKKPEVDILSPAAMLNLYYIAHNVADCLHLRGFRWPGAPKSKGKNKT; encoded by the exons ATG CCAGGTAAAGGGAAACAAGGAAAAGGCCCGGACAAATCTCGcgggaagaaacagaagaaaccgGAAGTGGACATTCTCAGCCCAGCTGCCATGCTGAACCTCTACTACATCGCCCACAACGTTGCCGACTGCCTGCACCTGCGAGGCTTCCGTTGGCCCGGTGCTCCgaaatcaaaggggaaaaacaagacTTAA
- the SMKR1 gene encoding small lysine-rich protein 1 isoform X1, whose product MVIHVLFKYKRYRGSRQPGKGKQGKGPDKSRGKKQKKPEVDILSPAAMLNLYYIAHNVADCLHLRGFRWPGAPKSKGKNKT is encoded by the exons ATGGTAATACACGTCTTATTTAAGTATAAGAGATACCGAGGCTCTCGCCAG CCAGGTAAAGGGAAACAAGGAAAAGGCCCGGACAAATCTCGcgggaagaaacagaagaaaccgGAAGTGGACATTCTCAGCCCAGCTGCCATGCTGAACCTCTACTACATCGCCCACAACGTTGCCGACTGCCTGCACCTGCGAGGCTTCCGTTGGCCCGGTGCTCCgaaatcaaaggggaaaaacaagacTTAA
- the SMKR1 gene encoding small lysine-rich protein 1 isoform X2: protein MATCILHPQGMFYQEPGKGKQGKGPDKSRGKKQKKPEVDILSPAAMLNLYYIAHNVADCLHLRGFRWPGAPKSKGKNKT, encoded by the exons ATGGCAACGTGCATCCTACACCCCCAGGGGATGTTTTACCAAGAG CCAGGTAAAGGGAAACAAGGAAAAGGCCCGGACAAATCTCGcgggaagaaacagaagaaaccgGAAGTGGACATTCTCAGCCCAGCTGCCATGCTGAACCTCTACTACATCGCCCACAACGTTGCCGACTGCCTGCACCTGCGAGGCTTCCGTTGGCCCGGTGCTCCgaaatcaaaggggaaaaacaagacTTAA